One Sediminicola sp. YIK13 DNA segment encodes these proteins:
- a CDS encoding toprim domain-containing protein, whose amino-acid sequence MKEKRTTGLSCERARTFPIEKALAKLGHFPTTTNEKEAWFLSPFRSEAQASFKVSKRLNRWYDHGEGTGGNVIDLVCKMRQCTVKEALRIIGEDKNSFLFQQQPSFKVEQQDKIFVKEVKELTHYALRGYLSSRSISTTTAKKYISEVHYSFKNKNYFAIGFKNDSGGWELRNKYYKNCSSPKDITHIKKGNKKLMVTEGVFDLLSLLSYNEILEEDCDFLVLNSTAFVSKATKIIQDYLTINLYLDNDSNGKRTTQKMIKNSINCLDRSMLYEGFKDMNEWLIGNARKGLGQEARDVSLLPQKQTRFTPDGRKVKKK is encoded by the coding sequence ATGAAAGAAAAAAGAACAACAGGATTATCGTGTGAAAGAGCCCGAACTTTTCCCATCGAAAAAGCGCTGGCAAAACTAGGGCACTTTCCGACCACGACAAACGAAAAAGAAGCTTGGTTCCTGAGCCCGTTCCGCTCAGAGGCCCAAGCCTCTTTCAAGGTGTCCAAGAGACTTAATAGATGGTACGACCATGGAGAAGGAACCGGTGGAAATGTTATCGACCTGGTATGTAAAATGAGACAATGCACCGTAAAAGAAGCTTTACGAATAATCGGAGAGGATAAGAACTCTTTTTTATTTCAACAGCAGCCCAGTTTTAAAGTGGAACAACAGGATAAAATCTTTGTAAAAGAAGTCAAGGAACTTACCCATTATGCTTTGCGAGGTTATTTAAGTTCCAGATCTATTTCAACCACAACCGCGAAGAAATACATTAGTGAGGTCCATTATAGTTTTAAGAATAAGAACTACTTCGCCATCGGTTTTAAAAACGATTCCGGAGGATGGGAACTTCGTAACAAATATTATAAGAACTGTAGTTCTCCCAAGGACATCACCCACATCAAAAAAGGAAATAAAAAACTTATGGTTACCGAAGGCGTGTTCGACTTACTATCCCTTCTTAGCTATAATGAAATTTTGGAAGAAGATTGTGATTTTTTAGTCTTGAACTCAACTGCCTTCGTTTCAAAAGCTACGAAAATCATACAGGATTATTTAACTATAAATCTCTATCTGGACAACGATTCAAATGGAAAAAGGACGACCCAAAAAATGATAAAAAATTCCATTAACTGCCTGGACAGATCAATGCTATATGAAGGGTTCAAGGACATGAACGAATGGTTGATTGGAAATGCTAGAAAGGGACTTGGTCAGGAAGCGCGAGATGTGTCTTTGTTGCCACAAAAACAAACTCGCTTTACTCCCGATGGTCGCAAAGTAAAAAAGAAATGA
- a CDS encoding GNAT family N-acetyltransferase produces the protein MYKNLETDRLIIRPINLTDSKFIIELVNSDGWLKFIGNRNISDKNDAEKYIQKILDSPNFYYSVFQLKTTKEPVGIVTFLNRAEQKFPDIGFAMLPEYEKNGYTLEASRKYLDEIIKSNKYENIIAITIPDNQKSIKLLMKLGLEYESDYVGDNGTLSIFSLSPEKKPAGNNGYNSLWQYAKN, from the coding sequence ATGTATAAAAACTTAGAAACTGATAGACTAATAATCCGACCAATCAACTTGACAGACTCAAAGTTTATTATTGAATTGGTTAATTCTGATGGATGGTTGAAGTTTATTGGAAATAGGAATATATCTGACAAGAATGATGCTGAAAAGTATATTCAAAAAATACTTGATAGTCCAAACTTTTATTATAGCGTTTTCCAATTAAAAACCACAAAAGAACCTGTCGGAATAGTCACATTTTTAAATCGTGCGGAACAAAAATTCCCAGACATTGGATTTGCAATGTTACCTGAGTATGAAAAAAACGGATACACATTAGAAGCAAGTAGAAAATATTTAGATGAAATAATTAAATCTAATAAATATGAAAACATTATAGCAATTACTATTCCCGACAATCAAAAATCTATTAAATTACTTATGAAACTCGGACTTGAGTATGAATCTGATTATGTTGGAGATAATGGCACGTTATCTATATTTAGTTTGAGTCCTGAAAAAAAGCCAGCAGGTAACAATGGCTATAATTCATTGTGGCAGTATGCAAAAAACTAA
- a CDS encoding S41 family peptidase, whose amino-acid sequence MKKKIIWILIAILIVTIGYLASLSDPPEDESIRFVDINNYISKEEMFFDIDSLTSTFEKIHPNPYRFFQKTNHQSKVDSIKLQLPDSLTIINFWRIIDQIVIGYNDAHSTAHDSYVLTDYVKKEKLFFPLSARIVENKILVSVSESQEQILPKNTEIIKINGKTSEELIKDLLNHATREAQSLKLLEISDDFRFYLWKTYNWEEDFNIHFKTIESSSADSMLINGIKWENREKLTKNETQSYNFNILENQVGYMKISDFNSDEKEIKNFYKQSFKSLVENNSSHIILDFRGHKGGADSFGEHLAKYFAKEPFRKLSKAYWKITPEFKEAFDRKFIPISIRWFKPVYLVNGYSSIFYGAKKNELVTVNYEMNKPLSEEERFLGNVYLITDHNTFSAGSIFAEMFKFYNMGKIVGQPTGNLYSFNGFALTNFTLPYSKLSFQVSSVYNIANNEYEGMKSVQPDDIIDLKENPVDYIIETYIR is encoded by the coding sequence ATGAAAAAGAAAATTATATGGATTTTAATTGCGATACTGATAGTTACAATTGGTTATTTAGCTTCATTGTCTGACCCACCAGAAGATGAATCAATAAGGTTTGTTGACATCAATAATTATATATCAAAGGAAGAAATGTTTTTTGATATTGATAGCTTAACAAGCACCTTTGAGAAGATTCACCCTAATCCATATAGATTTTTCCAAAAAACCAATCACCAATCAAAGGTCGACTCTATAAAACTACAGCTTCCAGATAGTTTGACTATTATAAATTTTTGGCGAATTATTGATCAAATTGTCATTGGCTATAACGATGCTCATTCAACTGCACATGATAGTTATGTTCTCACAGATTATGTAAAAAAGGAAAAATTATTCTTTCCCCTTTCGGCAAGAATAGTTGAAAATAAAATACTTGTTTCGGTTAGTGAAAGTCAAGAGCAGATTTTGCCAAAAAATACAGAAATAATAAAAATAAACGGGAAGACATCCGAGGAATTGATTAAAGACTTACTCAACCATGCTACAAGAGAAGCGCAATCATTGAAACTTTTGGAAATATCGGATGATTTCCGGTTCTATTTATGGAAAACCTACAATTGGGAGGAAGATTTTAACATACATTTTAAAACAATTGAAAGTTCAAGTGCAGATTCAATGCTTATAAACGGCATTAAATGGGAAAATCGAGAAAAATTAACGAAAAATGAAACTCAATCATATAATTTCAACATATTGGAAAACCAAGTTGGCTATATGAAAATCTCAGACTTTAATAGTGATGAAAAAGAAATTAAGAACTTTTATAAACAGTCCTTTAAATCATTAGTAGAAAATAATTCATCACATATAATCTTAGATTTTAGAGGTCACAAAGGAGGAGCTGATAGCTTTGGAGAACATTTAGCTAAATATTTTGCCAAAGAACCATTTAGAAAATTATCAAAAGCATATTGGAAAATAACCCCTGAGTTTAAAGAAGCCTTTGACAGAAAATTTATCCCTATTAGTATCCGTTGGTTTAAACCAGTTTATCTGGTTAATGGATATTCAAGCATTTTTTATGGAGCGAAAAAAAATGAATTGGTAACAGTCAATTATGAAATGAATAAACCTTTATCCGAAGAAGAGAGATTCCTTGGAAATGTATATTTGATAACAGACCATAATACTTTTTCAGCAGGGTCAATTTTCGCAGAAATGTTTAAGTTTTACAATATGGGGAAAATAGTTGGCCAACCAACAGGTAATTTGTACTCTTTTAATGGTTTTGCGCTTACTAATTTCACGCTACCCTATTCAAAATTATCATTTCAAGTTTCTTCGGTTTATAATATTGCAAATAACGAATATGAAGGAATGAAATCTGTACAGCCTGACGATATTATTGATTTAAAAGAAAACCCTGTGGATTATATTATTGAAACATATATCCGATAA
- a CDS encoding relaxase/mobilization nuclease domain-containing protein encodes MIGKGTSIAHTGTSIDYGWNQEKDAEIVFSQHLAGNSPQEITEEFRLIQEENIRCQKNTLSFILSPTQEDGRNLSKEQLGELTQRFVKQMQLKERQAIAFVHRDKAHTHVHLYVNRIGFDGKAYNDSFIGKRSQLAAENVAKEMGLTTVKEVQREKELDTIKVRLEIKDIHQRVMESERPKTLDSYIQIMKERKVQVIPTINKANRLQGFRFQYEGHNFKASEVDRSMSGGRIMAQLSKNKGIAKPKEVGKSVQLLGKTLELSTNLATSIAKNIIKKTIKKAIDTGIGY; translated from the coding sequence ATGATAGGCAAGGGAACGTCCATAGCGCATACGGGTACAAGTATCGATTACGGTTGGAACCAGGAGAAGGATGCGGAAATCGTATTCAGCCAACATTTGGCTGGCAACAGTCCCCAAGAGATCACCGAGGAGTTCAGGTTGATACAAGAAGAGAATATCCGCTGCCAAAAGAATACCCTTAGCTTTATACTCAGTCCGACACAGGAAGACGGCAGAAACCTTTCCAAGGAACAATTAGGGGAACTGACACAAAGGTTCGTCAAGCAAATGCAGCTGAAGGAACGGCAGGCCATCGCCTTTGTCCATAGGGACAAGGCACATACCCATGTCCATTTATACGTGAACCGGATCGGTTTCGATGGAAAGGCCTACAACGATAGTTTTATCGGGAAACGAAGCCAGCTTGCAGCCGAAAATGTTGCCAAGGAAATGGGACTGACCACGGTCAAGGAAGTACAACGGGAAAAGGAACTGGATACCATAAAGGTCCGGCTAGAAATAAAGGACATCCATCAAAGAGTAATGGAAAGCGAAAGGCCAAAAACATTGGACAGTTATATCCAGATCATGAAAGAAAGAAAAGTGCAAGTCATCCCGACCATTAATAAAGCGAACAGGTTACAGGGATTCAGGTTCCAATATGAAGGCCATAACTTCAAGGCCAGTGAGGTAGACCGCTCCATGTCCGGAGGAAGGATCATGGCACAACTTTCCAAGAACAAAGGGATTGCAAAACCAAAAGAGGTCGGCAAATCGGTCCAGCTACTAGGGAAAACTTTGGAGTTGAGTACTAATCTTGCAACTAGCATCGCCAAGAACATCATCAAAAAAACGATCAAAAAGGCCATCGATACAGGAATCGGATATTAA
- a CDS encoding primase-helicase family protein: MKKVPYLRVGTSYYKLVQAPTIAGHFNEILVHWNIETIRQDHGKDYLSKVPKYDGFTCIPSHVDFKQEYKGFYNTYSPLPAIPKEGDCSTSLSFLEHIFGQHYELGLDYLQLLYTKPVQVLPILCLVSKERSTGKSTFLKWLKAIFDNNMTYLTNDSFSSQFNADWANKLLICIDEVLFNKEELTERIKYLSTTNINKLEAKGKDKREVEFFGKFILCSNNEDNFIKIDGNETRFWVLKIPVLKKEETDFLYHLKSEIPAFLHFMQQRQLSSEHSTRMWFTPKQIRTAALKRLVQNNRNRVEKELASILFSVMEKFELEEIHLCPIDALHLLNKTRVKTDLTQLRKLLKNDWKLVNQDNSNKYQKVTIWSDGDINLTDAKGRYFTVAKDFLDKNFDDTMTE, encoded by the coding sequence ATGAAAAAAGTACCGTACTTACGGGTGGGCACCTCGTACTATAAACTGGTGCAGGCACCGACCATCGCAGGCCATTTCAACGAGATCTTGGTCCATTGGAACATCGAGACCATCCGCCAGGACCATGGAAAGGATTACCTGAGCAAGGTTCCAAAGTATGATGGCTTCACATGTATCCCCAGCCACGTCGATTTTAAACAGGAGTACAAAGGGTTTTATAATACCTATTCCCCGTTGCCCGCAATCCCCAAAGAAGGGGATTGTAGTACGTCATTAAGTTTCCTTGAACACATTTTCGGCCAGCACTATGAACTGGGATTGGACTACCTTCAACTGTTATATACGAAACCGGTCCAGGTATTGCCAATCCTGTGCCTGGTCTCCAAGGAACGATCCACGGGCAAGAGCACCTTTTTGAAATGGCTGAAGGCCATCTTCGACAACAACATGACCTATCTGACCAATGACAGTTTCAGCAGCCAGTTCAATGCGGACTGGGCGAACAAGCTGCTCATCTGTATAGATGAGGTTCTGTTCAACAAAGAGGAATTGACCGAACGCATCAAGTACCTGAGCACGACCAATATCAACAAGTTGGAGGCCAAGGGAAAGGACAAACGGGAAGTGGAGTTCTTTGGCAAGTTCATCCTGTGCAGCAACAACGAGGACAATTTTATTAAGATAGACGGGAACGAGACCCGTTTTTGGGTGCTGAAAATACCGGTACTTAAAAAGGAGGAGACCGATTTCCTGTATCACCTGAAATCGGAAATACCGGCTTTTCTGCATTTCATGCAACAGCGGCAGCTATCGAGCGAGCACAGCACTAGAATGTGGTTCACCCCAAAACAGATTAGAACAGCAGCGTTAAAAAGGTTGGTACAGAACAATAGGAACCGGGTGGAGAAGGAGCTGGCCAGTATCCTGTTCAGTGTCATGGAAAAGTTCGAACTGGAGGAGATACATCTCTGTCCCATCGATGCGCTGCACCTGTTGAACAAGACCCGCGTCAAGACCGACCTGACACAGTTACGGAAATTGCTGAAGAATGATTGGAAACTTGTCAACCAGGACAACTCCAACAAATACCAAAAAGTGACCATTTGGAGCGATGGGGATATAAACCTGACCGATGCCAAGGGAAGGTACTTTACGGTGGCAAAAGACTTTTTGGACAAAAATTTTGATGATACGATGACGGAATAG
- a CDS encoding helix-turn-helix domain-containing protein — protein MGSIKDLVKVDDYCSKFNLPTLHPLVSVHDLSEGTLDGKGNAEAVRYHFYGIFLKQGEGCVLRYGRQNYDYQDGTLVFLAPGQVVHVGHIDASFKPSGHALLIHPDLLWGTHLAKTMTEYSFFSYLSHEALHISKKERQLVLDLFDTIRRELSQGIDRHSKEVTVATIELFLKYCKRFYDRQFITREKENLGVIQRFEISLNSYIQSGKGRELGTPSVSYFAEEQNLSSNYFGDLVKKETGKSANDHIQDQLIEIAKQKIFDADKSLSEIAYELGFKYPQHFSRLFKQKVGYSPNEFRMLN, from the coding sequence ATGGGGTCAATTAAAGATTTGGTAAAAGTGGATGATTATTGCTCCAAATTCAATCTACCTACCTTGCACCCACTGGTCAGCGTTCATGACCTTTCGGAAGGCACCTTGGATGGAAAGGGAAATGCCGAAGCCGTCCGCTATCATTTTTACGGTATTTTCCTGAAACAAGGAGAGGGCTGTGTTTTAAGATATGGCCGTCAGAACTACGATTACCAAGATGGCACCTTGGTGTTTTTGGCACCTGGACAAGTAGTGCATGTTGGGCATATCGATGCTAGTTTTAAACCGTCCGGCCATGCGCTTTTGATTCATCCCGATCTGCTATGGGGTACCCACTTGGCAAAAACAATGACCGAGTATTCATTTTTTTCCTATCTATCCCATGAAGCACTCCATATCTCAAAAAAGGAACGGCAATTGGTGCTGGACCTTTTTGATACGATACGGAGGGAACTTTCCCAAGGAATAGACAGGCACAGTAAAGAAGTCACAGTTGCCACTATCGAACTATTTTTGAAATACTGTAAGCGGTTCTACGACCGGCAGTTCATTACAAGGGAAAAGGAAAATCTTGGCGTGATCCAACGGTTTGAAATTTCCTTGAATTCCTATATCCAATCAGGAAAAGGCAGGGAGCTGGGAACCCCTTCGGTCAGCTATTTTGCGGAGGAACAAAATCTGTCTTCCAATTATTTCGGCGATCTGGTCAAAAAGGAAACCGGGAAAAGCGCCAATGACCATATTCAGGACCAGTTGATTGAGATAGCCAAGCAAAAAATCTTCGATGCCGATAAATCCCTAAGCGAAATAGCCTATGAACTTGGGTTTAAATATCCACAGCATTTCAGCCGCCTGTTTAAACAGAAAGTAGGGTATTCTCCCAACGAGTTTCGAATGTTGAATTAA
- a CDS encoding nuclear transport factor 2 family protein, which yields MKNLVFGILLVLISASSFAQSADIEEEIKELSKQKWQWMADKDVDKLANLFHDKSKFVHMSGSWKKDRELEIIKSGSIWYKNAEVHDVAVEVFGDDTAVLWNRITLTAHVRGNDVSNEFTVTEFYQKEGQNWKLLDLTFSSVRDTHEIEHE from the coding sequence ATGAAAAATCTAGTATTTGGAATCTTGTTGGTATTAATCAGTGCTTCATCTTTCGCTCAAAGTGCCGACATAGAAGAGGAAATCAAGGAACTTTCCAAGCAAAAATGGCAATGGATGGCCGATAAAGATGTCGATAAACTGGCCAACCTTTTCCATGATAAATCAAAATTTGTGCATATGAGCGGTTCCTGGAAAAAGGACAGGGAACTGGAAATTATCAAATCCGGAAGTATTTGGTACAAAAATGCGGAGGTACATGATGTAGCAGTGGAAGTTTTTGGAGATGACACTGCCGTGCTCTGGAACCGTATTACACTTACGGCCCATGTAAGGGGAAATGATGTTTCCAATGAATTTACAGTAACAGAATTCTATCAAAAGGAAGGGCAGAATTGGAAATTATTGGACCTGACCTTTAGCAGTGTAAGGGATACCCACGAAATAGAACATGAATAG
- a CDS encoding DUF6563 family protein, which translates to MKNILLIILLVVANYSIKAQTDTYPKGSYMNFQEILDKTPSENFSVELEKRSKGKIKMNGGNDYQLNPIDENIKNNVLKKEVYAYSDGNDLYLNSFQHELQFWYSKVDGENDNYFVFNAGIPMNMKRYGMKSSDISYMFGGIIAGFSAAKRALIRLPYLMNKNTQEVILVSEKNIRDLMNGSTELIAEYEKETEKDNVETLNKYLIKWVSEK; encoded by the coding sequence ATGAAAAATATATTATTAATTATCCTTTTGGTAGTCGCTAATTATTCAATAAAGGCACAAACAGATACTTATCCTAAAGGAAGTTACATGAATTTCCAAGAAATATTGGATAAAACCCCATCTGAAAACTTTTCTGTTGAGCTCGAAAAACGGAGTAAAGGAAAAATAAAAATGAATGGCGGAAATGATTATCAACTAAACCCAATCGATGAAAATATTAAAAATAATGTTTTAAAAAAGGAAGTCTATGCATACTCTGACGGGAATGATTTGTATTTAAACAGCTTCCAACACGAACTACAGTTTTGGTATAGTAAAGTTGATGGTGAAAATGATAATTATTTCGTTTTTAATGCTGGTATTCCAATGAACATGAAAAGATATGGAATGAAATCTTCTGATATTTCATATATGTTTGGAGGGATTATTGCAGGATTTAGTGCGGCCAAAAGAGCATTAATCCGCTTGCCTTACTTAATGAACAAAAATACTCAAGAAGTAATATTAGTATCCGAAAAAAATATTAGAGATTTAATGAATGGATCAACGGAGCTGATTGCGGAATATGAAAAAGAAACTGAAAAAGATAACGTTGAGACATTGAACAAGTACCTTATAAAATGGGTATCTGAAAAGTAA
- the mbpA gene encoding mobilization protein MbpA, producing the protein MKRTYIKFRCSIYEKKLLRKRAERAGLSLSEYCRSSAFGNTVIERLTEEQLAHYKMLVKYKSNFTRIGNMFKKHNPRLAGEVEQLAEEIRTHLYNFKRTK; encoded by the coding sequence ATGAAACGTACGTACATCAAATTCCGTTGCTCCATCTACGAGAAAAAACTGCTCCGGAAAAGGGCGGAACGGGCAGGACTTTCCCTCTCCGAATATTGCCGCAGCTCCGCTTTCGGCAATACCGTCATCGAGCGGTTGACCGAGGAACAATTGGCCCATTATAAAATGCTGGTGAAGTACAAGAGCAACTTTACCCGGATCGGCAATATGTTCAAGAAGCACAATCCAAGACTGGCCGGCGAGGTTGAGCAATTGGCGGAGGAAATACGGACACACCTTTATAATTTCAAAAGAACAAAGTAA
- a CDS encoding site-specific integrase gives MSTNVKLSLDTRRQKKDASYPVILRLTHFRKTTSISLGLSVQKEFWDNKNEKIKRAFIGTSSVSKLNNQLLKEKTRAVDIINDLHEKDELNFLSIQQLKMKIVKTASFESFFEYSKDIVNELRHSERFGNANTYYAVIKVLEKFTGGNDIKFNEVNYDFLKRFESWHFSRGNSVNGLSAYMRTIKAIFNKAIKSDVVSRDAYPFTHYRIKTTPTEKRALDIGSIKSIMLLKLEETDSLFHYRNFFLASYMLYGISYMDLAFLKVQNIIDNRIKFQRKKTSKPYDINITPQLKEILSFYLKNKHKSDFIFPIVKRDTFELQYKDVLWARKRYNKGLKEIAAKCNIEQRLTSYVARHSFATQAMLQDVPLQAISAMLGHNRLSTTQIYLKSLPSEILDDYNKKLVEL, from the coding sequence ATGAGCACCAATGTAAAACTTTCTTTGGATACACGCAGGCAGAAAAAAGATGCCTCTTATCCTGTTATATTACGATTGACCCATTTTCGTAAAACGACTTCAATAAGTTTAGGCCTATCTGTGCAAAAAGAGTTTTGGGATAATAAAAACGAAAAGATAAAAAGAGCTTTCATAGGTACTTCATCAGTTAGTAAATTGAATAATCAGCTTTTGAAGGAAAAGACCAGAGCTGTGGACATAATTAATGACCTGCACGAGAAAGATGAGCTTAACTTTTTATCCATTCAACAACTCAAGATGAAAATCGTAAAAACCGCCTCATTTGAATCATTTTTTGAATATAGTAAGGATATCGTAAATGAGCTAAGACATTCGGAACGTTTTGGAAATGCTAACACTTACTATGCTGTAATAAAAGTGTTAGAAAAATTTACTGGTGGAAATGATATCAAATTCAATGAAGTTAATTACGACTTTCTTAAAAGATTTGAAAGTTGGCATTTTTCAAGAGGTAATTCTGTAAACGGTCTTTCAGCTTACATGAGAACAATAAAGGCTATTTTTAATAAGGCTATTAAGTCTGATGTCGTTTCGAGGGATGCTTACCCGTTTACTCATTATAGAATTAAAACAACTCCAACAGAAAAAAGAGCACTTGATATCGGGAGCATCAAATCTATAATGCTTTTGAAACTGGAAGAAACGGATAGCTTGTTCCATTACAGAAACTTCTTCTTAGCATCTTATATGCTCTATGGTATTTCCTATATGGATTTAGCTTTTTTAAAAGTTCAAAATATCATTGACAACCGTATTAAGTTCCAGAGAAAAAAGACATCCAAACCCTATGATATTAATATAACACCCCAATTAAAGGAGATACTTTCATTTTATCTCAAAAACAAACACAAATCAGATTTTATATTTCCAATAGTGAAAAGAGACACCTTTGAACTTCAGTATAAGGATGTATTATGGGCTCGAAAGAGATATAATAAAGGGTTGAAAGAGATTGCTGCTAAATGCAATATTGAGCAGAGGCTAACATCATATGTGGCTCGCCATAGCTTTGCTACTCAGGCCATGTTGCAGGATGTACCTTTGCAAGCTATTTCAGCCATGCTCGGTCACAATCGCTTATCAACCACTCAGATATACCTTAAATCATTGCCAAGTGAGATATTAGATGATTACAATAAGAAATTGGTTGAATTATAA
- a CDS encoding DUF6730 family protein, whose protein sequence is MGYKKLDEVMELLNDELDGFNQAIGRLERLTQNTDNIKVIPDTTEFERLLREHLNYEKVKNSELRQSVEDIGSQISKARLISKTQLWFHYWIWFVSLVIIGYLTFKVSQIDDVRERAFNKGEQEVISDLRDYFDQYPQHYKSYQKWVKEKESVPNQK, encoded by the coding sequence ATGGGATACAAAAAACTGGACGAGGTGATGGAACTTCTGAACGACGAGCTGGATGGGTTCAACCAGGCCATCGGTAGACTGGAACGGTTGACCCAAAATACGGACAATATCAAAGTAATACCCGATACCACCGAATTTGAAAGATTGCTTAGAGAACATCTAAACTACGAGAAAGTCAAAAATTCAGAGCTTCGGCAGTCCGTTGAAGATATTGGAAGTCAGATTTCAAAGGCAAGATTGATTTCAAAAACACAACTATGGTTTCACTATTGGATTTGGTTCGTTTCTTTGGTCATCATAGGCTATCTGACCTTTAAAGTTTCACAAATAGATGATGTTCGGGAACGTGCATTCAATAAAGGTGAGCAAGAAGTAATCTCAGACCTGAGAGACTATTTTGACCAATATCCACAGCACTACAAATCCTACCAAAAATGGGTAAAGGAAAAAGAGAGCGTTCCAAATCAAAAGTAG
- a CDS encoding tetratricopeptide repeat protein yields the protein MDLYNTGNANFKAGNFEKAIENYTELMEIIEEPTVQKTCFINRGLSYDRLKKYDLAIADFTTAIKMDSTDMASYIDRGISKMHSGNLEKAIMDFNHVIRLKTNQRMTENAIYWKAKIHYSQQKFEETVADCDQYFLINPKDPELYFIRGSANGMLRNFEEAIKDYDRAIELNPNYYQAIANRGTTKINLLTGNGKLQPSKRETRNPCKDLKKAKELGDNSVDDLIYVYCDKKRK from the coding sequence ATGGATTTGTACAATACTGGCAACGCAAATTTTAAAGCTGGAAACTTCGAAAAAGCAATCGAAAACTATACGGAGTTAATGGAAATCATTGAAGAACCTACTGTCCAAAAAACCTGTTTTATCAATCGAGGTCTTTCATACGACAGACTTAAAAAATATGACTTGGCAATTGCGGACTTCACAACTGCAATAAAAATGGACAGCACGGACATGGCGTCATATATTGACAGAGGAATTTCAAAAATGCATTCTGGCAATCTTGAAAAAGCAATAATGGACTTTAATCATGTCATTCGATTGAAAACCAATCAAAGAATGACAGAAAACGCTATTTACTGGAAAGCCAAAATTCATTACTCGCAACAAAAGTTTGAAGAAACCGTAGCTGATTGTGACCAGTACTTTCTTATAAACCCAAAAGACCCGGAATTGTATTTTATTCGTGGCTCAGCGAATGGAATGTTACGGAATTTCGAGGAGGCGATTAAAGACTATGATAGGGCAATCGAATTGAATCCAAATTACTACCAGGCAATTGCCAACAGGGGAACAACAAAAATCAACCTTCTGACTGGAAATGGAAAGCTACAGCCAAGTAAGAGAGAAACAAGAAATCCATGTAAGGACCTAAAAAAAGCCAAGGAATTGGGAGATAACTCTGTGGACGACTTAATTTACGTTTACTGCGACAAAAAAAGAAAATAA
- a CDS encoding DUF6624 domain-containing protein produces MKFVQVLFFITIIAFNSCKQGKKSNSEEIKINVELKDKLESILLKDQGIREIVDGNLNHERRVFLLNEMQLNETDIEGNKKFDLMDEIDSINLLETENIIKNHGYPSKSLVGEPANKAVFYVIQHSNKIEEYLPLIRKASQNGDIAKTSLAMMEDRNLMNKGIEQLYGTQIKGQTNKKGEWIYFLWPIKNADSINIWRKEIGFKLNVEEYVKEMGVEFRLYQINELSDL; encoded by the coding sequence ATGAAATTTGTTCAGGTATTATTCTTCATTACCATAATAGCTTTTAACTCTTGTAAGCAAGGTAAAAAATCCAATTCTGAAGAGATTAAAATTAATGTTGAGCTAAAAGATAAACTAGAATCAATTTTATTAAAAGATCAAGGAATACGAGAAATAGTAGATGGAAATTTAAATCATGAAAGAAGGGTTTTCTTGTTAAATGAAATGCAATTGAATGAAACGGATATAGAAGGGAACAAAAAATTTGACTTAATGGATGAAATTGATAGTATCAATTTACTCGAAACCGAAAACATTATAAAAAATCATGGCTACCCGAGTAAATCTTTAGTTGGCGAACCTGCTAATAAAGCTGTTTTTTATGTCATTCAACACTCTAATAAAATAGAGGAATACTTACCTCTAATTAGAAAAGCTAGCCAAAATGGAGACATCGCTAAAACCTCATTAGCAATGATGGAAGACAGGAATTTAATGAATAAAGGAATTGAACAACTTTACGGGACCCAGATAAAAGGACAAACCAATAAAAAAGGTGAATGGATTTACTTCCTCTGGCCAATTAAAAATGCTGATTCAATTAATATTTGGAGAAAAGAAATTGGATTTAAACTAAACGTAGAGGAATATGTAAAGGAAATGGGAGTTGAATTTAGATTATATCAAATCAACGAATTAAGCGATTTATAA